The Alicyclobacillus macrosporangiidus CPP55 genome segment ACGCGGATCGAACGGAGAATGCACAGGGGCGGCACCCGCTGGCTGGCGGTCGCCGCCCCCGTCTTTCACTGCGCTACACACCCGTCCTTCACTGCGCCACGTACCCGCCGTCGATGACGACCGCCTGGCCGGTGATGCTCCGGCCCCGGTCGGACGCCAGGAATACCGCGTAATCCGCCACTTCCTCCGGCTGCAGAAGGCGCTTCTGGGGGACCAGCGGGAAGATGACCTCCTCCAAGACCTTCTCCAGTGGCACGCCCCGGTTGGTGGCCAGGTCCTGCAGTTGATTGCGCACCAACGGCGTATCCACGTATCCCGGGCACAGGGCGTTCACCGTGATCCCGTGCTCCGCCCCCTCCAGAGCCGCCACCTTTGTCAGGCCGATGACCCCGTGCTTGGCCGAGTTGTACGCCGCCTTACCCGCGAAACCAATCAGGCCGTTGATGGACGCGATGTTGATGACCCGTCCGAATCGCTGCCGCTTCATGTATGGAAACGCGTACTTGATGGACAGAAACGGCCCGACGAGCATCAACTGGATCATCTGCGTGAATTTCTCGGTCGGGAACTCCTCGATGCTGGCCACGTGCTGCATGCCCGCGTTGTTGACGACGATGTCCAGGCGGCCCGTTCGATCCGCCGCGTGCGCGATGAGCGCCTGGATGTCCGCTTCACGGCTCGCGTCCGCCTGGAAGGCCTCCACGTCGAGGCCCCGCTCCCGAAGGCCGGACGCCGCCGTCTCTGCCGCATCCTTGCGCAGATCGGACAACACCACCCGCGCCCCGTGTTCCGCGAACCTTGTTGCGATGGCCAGCCCGATGCCGCTCGCCGCCCCGGTGACGACGGCGACCTTGCCCGCCAGTTCCTTCTCCACGCCCTATCCCTCCTCAGGCCCGATGGCCCTTGTCTCACGACTCTACTATACACCCGGGTTCGGGGTGACCACCATCGCCCCGCCCTTCACCGGATGGACGGGAGTGGCGGCGAGGAGGCGCATGAAATCGGCCGCGGGGACGGGCCGGCTGAAGAAGAATCCCTGGACCTCGTCGCACCGGCGAGCGCGCAACAGATCGAGCTGGTGTTCCGTCTCTACCCCTTCCCCGACGACACACAGGTTCAGGCGATGCCCCAGGTCGATGATGGTCTCCATTACGGACCACCCCCTCACACCGCCCTCCTGGATGAAGCTCCGATCCAATTTCAGCGCGTCGACGGGGATCTGGTGGAGGAAACTGAGCGATGAATAGCCGACGCCGAAGTCGTCGATAGACACGGTGATCCCCATGCCCCGCAGTCTCCCGAGCTTCTTGCGGGCGCTCTCGACATCCTCGACCACCGCGGTCTCGGTCAGCTCGATCTCCAAGAGACGCGGATCCACTCGGTGTGCTTTCAAAGCCTCGGTGACGTGCACGACGAAGCTCTCCCGTCGAAATTGCCGCGCGGACACGTTGACCGCAATCCGGACCACCGGCTGACCGCTGTTGAGCCATTCCCGGATCTGCCGGCACACCTCTCCCACCACCCACCTCCCGATGGGGACAATCCATCCCGTCCGCTCGGCGATGGGGATGAACTCTCGGGGCGTCACCAGTCCGCGCTGCGGGTGGCGCCACCGCAACAACGCCTCGGCGCTGGTGATGATCCCGGTCTCCGCATGGACGCGCGGCTGGAATTCCAAGAAGAACTCTCGCTCGGCCAACGCCCGCTCGAAGTCGTGTACGAGCAGGGCGTGATCCGCGAACCGGCGGCTCGCCTGAGGAGTGTGCAGGCGAAACGGGTTCCGCCCACCCTCCTTCGTCTCGTTTAGGGCGACCGCCGCATGCCGCAGTAACCGCTGCGCAGCCGGGCCACATTCCATCGTCGACGCGATCCCGATGCTCGCCGTCAACCGCACCTCCCTGCCCGCCACCCGGATGGGCGTCTCGACGGCGGCCAACACCCGCTCCGCCCACTCCGCTGTCTCCTCGGCCGTGTCGCAATCCACAAGACACAGCGCGAACTCGTCCCCGCCCATGTGGGCGCCCACGCCATGTTCGCCGATGCAACGGGACAGGCGTTCCGCCACCGTTAAGATGACCTGGTCCCCCGCCGCCAACCCGTGCGTGTAATTGACGATCCGAAACTGGTCGAGGTCCAAACACAGGGTCACCGCGTGCCGGCCACGTTGAATCGTCTGTGACACCCGGTCTTCCATCACTTCCAAAAGGGCCCGGCGCGGCACCCAGTTGACGGCACCTGCGGGTTTCCACGTCGCCCCGACGTGTACGATCGGCCGATTCATCGCTGCTGCCTCCCCGCCACATTCAAGTGGGTCAGGGATCGGGAATCCCCGCGTTCGACTCGAGCCAGCCACACCGCCGCTTCACGCCGGGCCCACTCGTGCGTGCTTCCGGACCGGCAGGCGCGTACGACAATCTCCACATCTTTCGTATGAACTGGTTTCGCCAAAAACAGATCCGCTCCGGCCGCATGCGCCGCCGAACGTGCGGCGTCGCTCCCGTCCAAGGAGCAGATGACGCGGAAAACATTAGGATACCGCATCCCGATCTCCCTGCACAGCTCGAGCCCGCATGAACCTTCCAGCTGGATGTCGATGGACACCAGATCCACCTGGTGCGCCGCCAGTACAGCCCACGCCTCTTCCGCACTCGACACCCCGGCCACCACTTCACAATCCGGACATGCCCCGTACTGCAACGCCAGCACGTCCAGCGTCTCCCGGGAATCATCGACCAACAGGATGCGAATCACGGGCATCCTCCTTCCGCTGGCTCATAGGAGAACCGAACCTGGTACTGGGTGACCAGGCTTCGATCCCGCCGGCCCCCACATTCCACCAACGTCTGCGGGTGGCGCGTGCCAATGCGAATCCAACCATCTTGGCGCCGAACCCGCACACTGCACTCCGCACCGAATTCCGAGCCAAGCACACCGATGTCGGCCGCCACCTCCGCATGGATAAAGCCACCGCGCACACGTCCGGCCACGGTGACCTTCCCCCCGCTCTCCAGGGCACTGGAGAACACGCCCGCACCGGTGATCACGATGTCCCCCGTCGCGTTGAGGGTGCTCGACGCCGCGCTCGCCGCGGTCAACGTCGCCCGCGGCGCCTGTGAGGCCAACTCGACCTCCTGCTCATAGGTGCGAAACGCCGCGATCAGCGCCTCCACATCCTCGGCATTCAGGCGGCTGCGCTGAATGCCAATCCACCTGTTCTTCACCATGTCCGCGATACGCCGGTACCTGCAGTCCAATTCGGAAAACTGTTGCGCGTCATCGACGAATACCTGGAGGGACGCGGCCAGGAGCGTGTGACGGCCATCGAGGAGAGCGGCAGGAATGCGGGGGAGAATACGCGCTGCGTCGGGCCGCTTGGCCGCATTCGCCACCAGTATAGTGTAGTCCCGCTGGAAGGTCAGCAACGCGGAGGAGATTTCCCGCACCAACGGGAGCAACGTATCGTACACCGAGGCGTGGTATCCGGCCCACAGGCGGGACCCGACCACGTTGCCCGCTACATCCACGCCGCCGCCTGCGAGAACGGTCGCACACAGCACGTTGCCGAGTACCACCACGTCGCCCGCGGCGCGGATGGACGCGCCGTCCAGCAGTGAACCGTGGACGGTCACGCATCCATCGAAGACGATGGGCCCATCCTGGGCCGTCACATCGCGTTCAATCACCAGCTCCTGGTGTACGTCGATGCGTTGTGGGCTGAACACCAGCCGGCCGGATCGGAGGGCCACAAGCCGGTTTTGCACCACCGTCACCCCATCGCCCAATACGGGCCCTTTGGGAGGACCTGGGACAGGAATTTCTGCACCGTACACGTCTCTCCCCGGCACCCCGGGCACAGCGGGCAACACCTCCGCTACCGGCGTCCCCACGGCCACGGACGTCACCCGGATCCGCTCGTGTCCTTCAGGCTCTGGAATCAGGCGCTGATACCGCTCTGGTTCGGGCAGACGGGGCGCCCGTCCACGTACCACCACGCGTTCCTCCGTCTCAACGGCGCGCGCCAGCTCCGCAAG includes the following:
- a CDS encoding FapA family protein; translation: MDDREPAASISVPRPRDGAAWVKSGRIHVTDPDAGGMYAVLHVPADERIQVWMNGTPVRGEVIVDKSMELLVELQTVPPRVTYEWVVSEDRLTARLRKHVQTGMAVRLLDTAPARMLTLRLKAVPIPPDPTPLDDMMALLDAAGFSGEVDHAALAELARAVETEERVVVRGRAPRLPEPERYQRLIPEPEGHERIRVTSVAVGTPVAEVLPAVPGVPGRDVYGAEIPVPGPPKGPVLGDGVTVVQNRLVALRSGRLVFSPQRIDVHQELVIERDVTAQDGPIVFDGCVTVHGSLLDGASIRAAGDVVVLGNVLCATVLAGGGVDVAGNVVGSRLWAGYHASVYDTLLPLVREISSALLTFQRDYTILVANAAKRPDAARILPRIPAALLDGRHTLLAASLQVFVDDAQQFSELDCRYRRIADMVKNRWIGIQRSRLNAEDVEALIAAFRTYEQEVELASQAPRATLTAASAASSTLNATGDIVITGAGVFSSALESGGKVTVAGRVRGGFIHAEVAADIGVLGSEFGAECSVRVRRQDGWIRIGTRHPQTLVECGGRRDRSLVTQYQVRFSYEPAEGGCP
- a CDS encoding putative bifunctional diguanylate cyclase/phosphodiesterase, which encodes MNRPIVHVGATWKPAGAVNWVPRRALLEVMEDRVSQTIQRGRHAVTLCLDLDQFRIVNYTHGLAAGDQVILTVAERLSRCIGEHGVGAHMGGDEFALCLVDCDTAEETAEWAERVLAAVETPIRVAGREVRLTASIGIASTMECGPAAQRLLRHAAVALNETKEGGRNPFRLHTPQASRRFADHALLVHDFERALAEREFFLEFQPRVHAETGIITSAEALLRWRHPQRGLVTPREFIPIAERTGWIVPIGRWVVGEVCRQIREWLNSGQPVVRIAVNVSARQFRRESFVVHVTEALKAHRVDPRLLEIELTETAVVEDVESARKKLGRLRGMGITVSIDDFGVGYSSLSFLHQIPVDALKLDRSFIQEGGVRGWSVMETIIDLGHRLNLCVVGEGVETEHQLDLLRARRCDEVQGFFFSRPVPAADFMRLLAATPVHPVKGGAMVVTPNPGV
- a CDS encoding 3-hydroxybutyrate dehydrogenase → MEKELAGKVAVVTGAASGIGLAIATRFAEHGARVVLSDLRKDAAETAASGLRERGLDVEAFQADASREADIQALIAHAADRTGRLDIVVNNAGMQHVASIEEFPTEKFTQMIQLMLVGPFLSIKYAFPYMKRQRFGRVINIASINGLIGFAGKAAYNSAKHGVIGLTKVAALEGAEHGITVNALCPGYVDTPLVRNQLQDLATNRGVPLEKVLEEVIFPLVPQKRLLQPEEVADYAVFLASDRGRSITGQAVVIDGGYVAQ
- a CDS encoding response regulator, producing MIRILLVDDSRETLDVLALQYGACPDCEVVAGVSSAEEAWAVLAAHQVDLVSIDIQLEGSCGLELCREIGMRYPNVFRVICSLDGSDAARSAAHAAGADLFLAKPVHTKDVEIVVRACRSGSTHEWARREAAVWLARVERGDSRSLTHLNVAGRQQR